From one bacterium Scap17 genomic stretch:
- a CDS encoding antibiotic biosynthesis monooxygenase, which produces MTQLTIIANIHAKPDQIEQVKAALLALVPITRAEKGCLGYTLHQNNDNPAHFTFYENWASRELWQQHMQAPHLEDYMAATEGAVSEFTLHEMTAFD; this is translated from the coding sequence CATCATCGCCAATATCCATGCCAAGCCGGACCAGATCGAGCAGGTCAAGGCAGCACTTCTGGCATTGGTACCCATCACTCGTGCCGAAAAAGGCTGCCTTGGATACACCCTGCACCAGAACAACGACAACCCGGCGCATTTCACCTTTTATGAGAATTGGGCCTCGCGGGAACTCTGGCAGCAGCACATGCAGGCGCCGCACCTGGAAGACTACATGGCAGCGACGGAAGGCGCGGTCAGCGAATTCACCCTGCATGAAATGACCGCCTTTGACTGA
- a CDS encoding glycine/betaine ABC transporter substrate-binding protein yields MTDPIRIGHIALSFHEASALEVARVLESHGHEVTFASAPHEEAFAMLGRGEVDILASAWLPSSHEAYLAPMLDDVDKIAVIYEPYCIWGVPDYVPQSAVASVTDLLREPALSKMEPIIQGINPGAGISRFSAEMIKQYGLDAAGYVFRTGSEADCFDRYEAAVAQGRWVVVPLWHPQFLHHRYRIRALKEPKGLLGTQDEATLVVRKEARQHIGAAALKDLSQLYIGNPRLSELEDDLRRRA; encoded by the coding sequence ATGACAGACCCCATCCGTATCGGCCATATCGCGTTGTCCTTCCATGAGGCCAGCGCTCTGGAAGTGGCACGTGTGCTGGAGAGCCACGGCCATGAGGTGACCTTCGCTTCTGCTCCCCATGAAGAGGCCTTCGCGATGCTGGGGCGAGGGGAGGTCGACATTCTGGCCTCCGCCTGGTTGCCCTCGAGTCATGAGGCCTACCTGGCCCCCATGCTGGATGACGTCGACAAGATCGCCGTCATCTATGAGCCGTATTGCATCTGGGGAGTGCCGGATTACGTGCCACAAAGTGCGGTGGCAAGCGTCACGGACCTGCTGCGGGAACCGGCGCTCAGCAAGATGGAGCCCATCATTCAGGGCATCAATCCGGGGGCCGGCATCAGTCGCTTCTCGGCCGAGATGATCAAGCAATATGGTCTGGATGCCGCCGGGTATGTCTTCCGCACCGGCAGCGAAGCGGACTGCTTCGATCGTTACGAAGCGGCGGTGGCGCAGGGGCGTTGGGTCGTGGTGCCGCTGTGGCATCCGCAGTTCCTGCATCACCGCTACCGAATTCGCGCCCTCAAGGAACCCAAGGGGCTTCTAGGTACCCAGGATGAGGCCACGCTGGTGGTGCGCAAGGAGGCTCGCCAGCACATCGGCGCCGCGGCCCTCAAGGACCTCTCTCAGCTCTACATCGGCAATCCTCGCTTGAGCGAACTGGAAGACGACCTGCGTCGTCGCGCCTGA